The nucleotide window CTTGCCCATTTTCTGGCCAATAAAATTACGGTACTGGGATTTGTTCACCTCAATTTCCTGCATAATCGGTTTACGGAATTCCTGGGGGAAAATACTCAGGTAGATTTTGGCAATGCTGAGGTCGGGAGTAACTTTTACATCAGAAACACTCACCATAAAGCTTTCCTTACTCTCGGATGACTGCTTGCGGAAGAGTTCAGCAAAATCTTCCTGGATAATCTGTGCTACTTTTCGCTGTCTGTTACTTTCGTTCATGGGGCAAATTTACTACTTTTGTTTCAATTATCAGGGCGTGGCCATCCTGTTGCGCGGCCGCAGGCCGCGCAACAGGATGGCCGGTCTCCGTGCAGTCGCTTTTTCTCTGTTTGGGGGCGGCGGCGCAGCCGCCGCCCCCAAACAGAGAAAAGAGCTCCAACAATGCACTCCGCCCTCACGCGCAGGAAGTCATCAAAACAAATTCAGCATGAAAATAGAACATTTAGGAATCGCCGTAAAATCACTTGAAACATCAGATAATTTATTTGCCCGCCTTCTGGGAAAAGACAGTTATAATAAAGAGTCCGTGGAAAGGGAAGGCGTAACTACTTCCTTTTACCAGGTAGGTGAAAGCAAAATTGAACTTCTGGAAGCAAGCAATACCAACAGTCCCATCGCTAAGTTCCTGGATAAGAAAGGGGAGGGAATACACCATATCGCTTTTGGCGTAGAAGATATCCGGCTGGAAATCGAGAGATTAAAGAAGGAAGGTTTTACATTTATCTCCGAAGAGCCTAAAGACGGTGCCGACAATAAACTGGTGGTTTTTCTTCATCCAAAGTCAACGAATGGTGTATTGGTAGAATTATGTCAGGAAAAGCCCTGAAAAATTTTTACAGATTCAAAAAAATGTTTACATTTGCAACTCGCAAAACAAAAGGTTTAGTCCGATTGTTTTCTGGCCTTGTAACTCAGCTGGTTAGAGTAGCTGACTCATAATCAGCAAGTCCTTGGTTCGAGCCCAAGCTGGGCCACTTTAAATTGAAGCACTTACAGAAACGTAGGTGCTTCCTTCTTTTTATTACAGCTCTTTCTCCTGCTTGTATACATCCAATCCTTATTGATATACTTTATTTTATAGGTAAGCTGCCCACTAATTTCCTATTTTACTTATTTGTACGTTCGATCAGATTTAATATCTGTTGGAATAAATATTGACAAGAGTCTTCAAATCTTTTTTATCACAAAATCAATTAACATAAAAAATAGAATTATGAATGTACTGTTTGTCCTAACGTCCCACGCTGAGTTGGGAGATTCCGGTAAGAAAACCGGTTTCTGGATTGAGGAATTTGCCAGTCCTTATTATTACCTCACGGACAGGGGTGTTGAAGTGACCTTGGCATCACCGGCGGGAGGTCAGCCGCCAATTGATCCTACCAGTGATCAACCTGAAAACCAGACTGAATCCACCATCCGCTTTAAAGGAGATGAGGCCCTGCAGGAAAAACTTAGCAGAACGCTGTCGCTGGCAGATGTAAGCGCAGATGATTATGATGCCGTTTTCTATCCGGGAGGTCACGGACCGCTTTGGGATTTGGCGGAAAGCGAGGATTCAAGGTTACTGATACAGACCTTTTATGGGATGCAGAAGCCTGTTGGATTCGTTTGCCACGCGCCGGCAGCTTTAAAGAATGTAAAAGATGATAAGGGTGAAGCGTTGGTAAAGGGTAAAAAAGTAACCGGGTTTTCCAATACTGAAGAGGAGCTTGTTCAGCTCAAAGAGGTCGTGCCCTTTCTTGTAGAAGATATGCTGAAAGAAAACGGTGGCAACTATTCCAAAGCGGGTGATTTTGAACCCTATGCTCTGGAAGACGGTCTTCTAATTACAGGACAGAATCCTGCTTCATCCGAAAAGGTAGCAGAACTTTTGCTGGCTCAGCTGAAAAAATAGTTTTACACGGATAGGTGTAAAGTTCCGTGATGCATGTCGCGGAATTTTTTATTGGTAGATAGCTCTCATTCCACTACGATGCAGGCTCGTGGACTCAATAAGTGAGGACAACCGATGCCATTACAGATTTTGTGCGAAATAAAATGTCAGCAATTTCTGCTTCTTCATTGCCTCAGAAATCAATAAATTGCTTGCTCTTATTCATAATACCATGAAACTTACTGCCCAGGCTACCCTCCAGATTCAAAAAACCGTTGGTGAGGTTTTTGAAGCCATAGTCAATCCTGATCACATGACTC belongs to Chryseobacterium sp. and includes:
- the rbfA gene encoding 30S ribosome-binding factor RbfA; translated protein: MNESNRQRKVAQIIQEDFAELFRKQSSESKESFMVSVSDVKVTPDLSIAKIYLSIFPQEFRKPIMQEIEVNKSQYRNFIGQKMGKQVRVIPQLNFYLDTSLDDVEKIEKELRGEGDNPML
- the mce gene encoding methylmalonyl-CoA epimerase translates to MKIEHLGIAVKSLETSDNLFARLLGKDSYNKESVEREGVTTSFYQVGESKIELLEASNTNSPIAKFLDKKGEGIHHIAFGVEDIRLEIERLKKEGFTFISEEPKDGADNKLVVFLHPKSTNGVLVELCQEKP
- a CDS encoding type 1 glutamine amidotransferase domain-containing protein is translated as MNVLFVLTSHAELGDSGKKTGFWIEEFASPYYYLTDRGVEVTLASPAGGQPPIDPTSDQPENQTESTIRFKGDEALQEKLSRTLSLADVSADDYDAVFYPGGHGPLWDLAESEDSRLLIQTFYGMQKPVGFVCHAPAALKNVKDDKGEALVKGKKVTGFSNTEEELVQLKEVVPFLVEDMLKENGGNYSKAGDFEPYALEDGLLITGQNPASSEKVAELLLAQLKK